The following proteins are encoded in a genomic region of Catharus ustulatus isolate bCatUst1 chromosome 4, bCatUst1.pri.v2, whole genome shotgun sequence:
- the TNRC6B gene encoding trinucleotide repeat-containing gene 6B protein isoform X3, protein MREKEQEREEQLMEDKKRKKEDKKKKDSAQKVTDQKTKVPEVTKPSLSQPVAASPIGNSPSPPVNGGNNAKRVAVPNGQPPSAARYMPREVPPRFRCQQDHKVLLKRGQPPPPSCMLLGGGAGPPSPAAPGANPNNAQPVTGALLQSDSGTATDSAIGGAAASNYANSTWGPGASSNSGTNANPTHIWDKVIVDGSDMEEWPCIASKDAESSSENTTDNNSASNPGLEKNALPGSTTSNKGKGSQCQSGSAGNECNLGAWKSDPKAKSVQSSNPAAESNNGLGNWRNLSGQDRISPGSGFSNFNPNSNPSAWPALVQEGNSRKGTLESDSGSSNAQISTVGQTSREQQSKMENAGVNFVSGREQAQIHNTDGPKNGNTNSLNLSSPNPMENKGMPFEMGLGNPSRSTDTPSQSTGERKTGSVGSWGTARGSSGTDTVSGQSNSGNHGNNGKDREDSWKGASVQKPNGSRSDSWDNNNRSTGGGSWNFGPQHANESKWGEGNKLTSGVSQGEWKQLSGSDELKIGEWSGPNQPNSSTGAWDNQKGHPLPENQGNSQAPCWGRSSSSAGSEVGGQSTGSNHKAGSSDSHNSGRRSYRPTHPDCQAVLQTLLSRTDLDPRVLSNTGWGQTQIKQDTVWDIEEMPRPEGKSDKGTEGWESSATQTKNSGGWGDVPSQSNQNKSGWGELSTPTEWKDPKNTGGWNDYKNSNSSNWGGGRQEEKSSSSWNDSSSKDQGWGGRQTNQGWSSGKNGWGEEVDQTKNSNWESAGNKPVSGWGEGGQNEIGTWGNGANTSSASKGGWDDCKRTSTWNETGRQPNSWNKQQQQHQQQQQESSGSWGPPPQTPSNGRPPNPNWNNGPQPAAPKEEEPSGWEEPSPQSISRKMDIDDGTSAWGDPSSYNYKNVNLWDKNSQGGQAPREQSLPTPMTSKSQASVWSKSTPPAPDNGTSAWGEPNETSPGWGEVDDTGASTTGWGNAPSNAPNAMKSSSKSMQDGWGESDGPVTGTRHSSWEEEEEGGVWNTAGSQGSSSSHNSTSWGQGGKKTQMKCALKGGNSDSWMNPLSKQFSNMGLLSQTDDIPGSKMDLSVGGLPDKKFEVDKRAVNLGDFNDMMRKDRSGFRPPNSKDMGTTDSGPYFEKLTLPFSNQDGCLGDEAPCSPFSPSPSYKLSPSGSTLSNVGLGAIGSGLSPQNFAARQGGNHGLFGNSTAQSRGMHTPVQPLNPSPNIRAQVPPQFLSPQVSASMLKQFPNSGLNPGLFNMGPQLSPQQIAMLSQLPQIPQFQLACQLLLQQQQQQQLLQSQRKLSQAVRQQQEQQIARMVSALQQQQQRQPGMKHSPSHPVGPKPHLDSMVPNPLNVGLSDLQTKGQIPGYGSGGFGSSGMDYGMVGGKEAGTESRFKQWTMMEGLPSVASQDANMHKNGAIVPPGKARGGSPYNQFDIIQGDPLSSHAGPAGDSWLPAKSPPTNKIGSKSSNASWPPEFQPGVPWKGIQNIDPESDPYVTPGSVLGGTATSPIVDTDHQLLRDNTTGSNSSLNTSLPSPGAWPYSASDNSFTNVHSTSAKFSDYKSTWSPDPIGHNPTHLSNKMWKNHISSRNTTGLPRPPPGLTNPKPSSPWNSTAPRSVRGWGAQDSRLGSASTWSDGGSVRPSYWLVLHNLTPQIDGSTLRTICMQHGPLLTFHLNLTQGTALIRYNTKQEAAKAQTALHMCVLGNTTILAEFATDEEVSRFLAQAQPPTPAATPSAPAAGWQSLETGQNQTDPVGPALNLFGGSTGLGQWSSGGGGGSSGGDLTGASLWGPPNYSSSLWGVPSVEDPHRMGSPAPLLPGDLLGGGSDSI, encoded by the exons ACAACGCACAACCAGTgacaggagcactgctgcagagcGACAGTGGGACTGCAACAG attcAGCAattggaggtgctgctgcttcaaATTATGCAAATTCCACTTGGGGTCCTGGAGCCTCCTCCAACAGCGGCACCAACGCCAACCCAACTCACATCTGGGACAAGGTGATTGTAGACGGGTCTGACATGGAAGAGTGGCCTTGTATTGCCAGCAAAGATGCTGAGTCTTCTTCCGAAAACACCACCGATAACAACAGTGCCTCGAACCCTGGCTTGGAGAAGAACGCTCTGCCAGGAAGCACCACTAGtaacaaaggaaaaggaagccAGTGCCAGTCTGGAAGCGCTGGAAACGAATGTAATCTTGGGGCCTGGAAATCTGATCCCAAGGCTAAATCTGTTCAATCTTCCAACCCTGCTGCCGAGAGTAACAATGGACTAGGTAATTGGAGGAACTTGAGTGGACAAGACAGAATCAGTCCCGGTTCTGGCTTCAGCAACTTTAATCCAAATAGCAACCCATCTGCTTGGCCAGCACTGGTTCAAGAGGGCAATTCTAGGAAAGGAACTCTGGAATCTGATAGTGGTAGCTCCAATGCACAGATTAGCACAGTAGGTCAGACCTCTAGGGAACAGCAGTCAAAGATGGAAAATGCGGGTGTTAACTTTGTCTCTGGCAGAGAACAGGCTCAAATTCATAACACTGATGGAccaaaaaatggaaacactAACTCCTTGAACTTAAGTTCACCAAACCCTATGGAGAATAAGGGAATGCCCTTTGAAATGGGCTTGGGGAACCCTTCCAGGAGCACTGACACCCCTTCTCAaagcactggagaaagaaagACTGGGAGTGTTGGATCTTGGGGTACAGCTAGGGGGTCTTCTGGAACTGACACAGTCTCTGGGCAGAGCAATTCTGGAAACCATGGGAACAATGGAAAGGATAGAGAGGACTCCTGGAAAGGAGCTTCTGTTCAAAAACCTAATGGGTCAAGAAGTGATTCTTGGGATAACAATAACCGGTCTACGGGTGGTGGGTCTTGGAACTTTGGCCCTCAGCATGCAAATGAAAGTAAATGGGGTGAAGGGAACAAATTAACATCTGGGGTCTCTCAGGGAGAATGGAAACAGCTGTCTGGGTCTGATGAACTGAAGATTGGAGAGTGGAGTGGTCCAAACCAACCAAATTCTAGCACTGGAGCATGGGACAATCAAAAAGGCCACCCTCTTCCTGAAAACCAAGGCAATTCCCAGGCTCCCTGTTGGGGAAGATCTTCCAGCTCTGCGGGAAGTGAGGTTGGAGGTCAAAGCACTGGAAGCAACCACAAAGCAGGAAGTAGTGACAGTCACAATTCTGGACGCCGATCATACAGGCCTACACATCCTGATTGCCAGGCAGTCCTGCAGACTTTGCTGAGCAGGACTGACTTGGACCCCCGAGTGCTTTCAAATACTGGCTGGGGCCAGACTCAAATTAAGCAAGATACCGTGTGGGATATTGAAGAGATGCCACGGCCCGAGGGGAAGTCTGATAAAGGAACTGAGGGGTGGGAGAGCTCTGCCACACAGACAAAGAACTCAGGGGGCTGGGGCGATGTACCCAGCCAAAGCAATCAAAACAAGTCTGGATGGGGTGAGCTCTCAACCCCAACGGAGTGGAAGGACCCCAAAAATACTGGAGGATGGAATGACTATAAGAACTCCAATTCTTCTAAttggggaggaggaaggcaagaagaaaaatcatcttCCTCTTGGAATGACAGCTCTAGTAAGGATCAGGGGTGGGGTGGACGGCAAACAAATCAAGGATGGTCTTCTGGAAAGAACGGTTGGGGAGAGGAAGTTGACCAAACGAAAAACAGTAACTGGGAAAGTGCAGGAAACAAGCCAGTGTCTGGTTGGGGTGAAGGTGGGCAAAATGAGATTGGAACTTGGGGTAATGGTGCAAATACAAGCTCTGCTTCAAAGGGTGGATGGGACGATTGTAAAAGAACTTCAACATGGAACGAGACGGGTCGACAGCCCAACTCCTGGaacaagcagcagcaacagcaccagcagcaacagcaggagTCTTCTGGTTCCTGGGGTCCACCGCCCCAAACTCCAAGTAATGGGCGGCCTCCAAACCCAAACTGGAACAATGGACCACAGCCAGCTGCCCCCAAAGAGGAGGAGCCTAGTGGCTGGGAGGAACCTTCTCCACAGTCAATCAGTCGAAAAATGGATATTGATGATGGCACTTCAGCATGGGGAGATCCTAGCAGTTATAACTACAAGAATGTGAATCTGTGGGACAAGAACTCACAAGGAGGACAGGCCCCaagggagcagagcctgcctaCTCCAATGACTAGCAAATCACAAGCATCAG TCTGGAGCAAAAGCACTCCACCTGCTCCAGACAATGGTACGTCTGCCTGGGGTGAGCCAAATGAAACCAGTCCCGGGTGGGGTGAAGTAGATGATACAGGAGCATCGACTACAGGCTGGGGGAATGCACCTTCCAACGCCCCGAATGCCATGAAATCTA GTTCTAAATCTATGCAAGATGGCTGGGGAGAGAGTGATGGGCCAGTGACAGGAACACGTcattccagctgggaagaggaggaggagggaggagtcTGGAACACAGCAGGCTCTCAGGGAAGCAGTTCCTCCCACAACTCAACaagctggggacaaggaggaaagaaaacacaaatgaag tgcgCATTAAAAGGAGGAAATAGCGATTCATGGATGAACCCTTTATCCAAACAGTTTTCAAATATGGGCTTGCTA AGTCAAACTGATGACATTCCAGGCAGTAAGATGGACTTGTCTGTAG GTGGTCTCCCAGATAAGAAGTTTGAAGTAGATAAACGAGCCGTGAATCTCGGGGATTTTAATGACATGATGAGAAAGGATCGATCTGGGTTCCGTCCACCTAATTCCAAAGACATGGGAACCACAGATAGTGGGCCTTATTTTGAGAAG CTGACTTTGCCTTTCTCCAATCAAGATGGGTGCCTTGGGGATGaggctccctgctctcccttctccccttctcccagctACAAGCTGTCTCCCTCTGGTTCCACACTATCCAACGTCGGCCTTGGGGCAATCGGCTCAGGGCTCAGTCCCCAAAACTTCGCTGCTAGACAA GGTGGCAATCATGGTTTGTTTggaaacagcacagcacaatCGAGGGGCATGCACACACCAGTGCAGCCACTAAATCCTTCCCCCAATATCCGGGCGCAAGTGCCTCCCCAATTCCTTTCTCCCCAG GTTTCGGCCTCCATGCTCAAGCAGTTTCCCAACAGTGGCTTGAATCCTGGTCTTTTCAATATGGGCCCCCAGCTTTCTCCACAACAGATTGCCATGCTGAGCCAGCTTCCACAGATTCCCCAGTTTCAATTA GCTTGTCAGCtcctccttcagcagcagcagcagcaacagctgtTACAGAGCCAGAGAAAGTTATCTCAAGCTGTGCGACAACAGCAGGAGCAACAG aTTGCTCGTATGGTGAgtgccctccagcagcagcagcagaggcagcctggCATGAAGCATTCGCCATCCCACCCTGTTGGGCCTAAGCCACATTTAGACAGCATGGTACCCAATCCTTTGAATGTGGGTCTCTCAGATTTACAGACCAAAGGGCAGATACCTGGATACGGTTCAGGTG gCTTTGGCTCAAGTGGCATGGATTACGGCATGGTGGGAGGGAAAGAGGCTGGAACAGAATCCCGCTTTAAGCAGTGGACTATGATGGAAGGGCTGCCCTCTGTGGCTTCACAAGATGCCAATATGCACAAAAATG GTGCAATAGTTCCCCCTGGAAAGGCTCGAGGAGGATCGCCCTACAACCAGTTTGACATAATCCAGGGCGACCCACTCAGCAGCCATGCAGGCCCTGCTGGTGATAGTTGGTTACCTGCCAAATCTCCACCAACAAACAAGATCGGAAGTAAATCCAGCAATGCCAGCTGGCCTCCAG AGTTCCAACCAGGAGTGCCATGGAAAGGTATACAAAACATTGACCCTGAATCTGACCCCTATGTGACCCCTGGAAGTGTGCTGGGGGGGACAGCCACATCTCCCATTGTAGATACTGACCACCAACTTTTGCGGGACAACACCACAG GGTCTAATTCTTCCCTCAACACCTCGCTGCCTTCACCTGGTGCCTGGCCCTACAGTGCCTCTGACAATTCCTTCACCAACGTTCATAGCACTTCAG CAAAATTCAGTGATTACAAATCAACATGGTCCCCAGATCCCATAGGACACAATCCCACTCATCTCTCCAACAAGATGTGGAAAAACCATATTTCCTCAAGGAACACTACAGGGCTGCCCCGCCCACCCCCTGGCCTGaccaaccccaaaccatcaTCTCCATGGAACAGCACAGCACCCCGATCGgtcaggggctggggggcacaggaCTCAAGGCTTGGCTCTG CATCTACTTGGAGTGATGGTGGCTCAGTTCGTCCTAGCTACTGGCTGGTTCTTCACAATCTCACTCCACAG ATTGATGGGTCAACCTTGAGGACGATCTGCATGCAGCATGGCCCACTGCTGACATTCCATCTGAACCTGACCCAGGGCACCGCCCTCATCCGATATAACACCAAACAGGAGGCGGCCAAGGCCCAGACTGCACTGCACAT GTGTGTGTTGGGAAACACTACCATCCTGGCTGAGTTTGCCACAGACGAAGAGGTTAGTCGCTTTTTGGCACAAGCTCAGCCCCCTACACCTGCAGCAACCCCGAGTGCACCCGCAGCGGGCTGGCAGTCCCTGGAGACAGGACAGAACCAGACAGATCCAGTTGGACCTGCTTTGAATCTCTTTGGTGGGTCAACAGGGCTTGGGCAGTGGAGcagtggtggcggcggcggcagcagtgGGGGTGATCTCACTGGCGCATCATTGTGGGGACCCCCAAACTATTCTTCAAGCTTGTGGGGGGTCCCAAGCGTAGAGGATCCACACAGAAtgggcagccctgctcccttACTACCTGGAGACCTTCTGGGAGGAGGGTCGGATTCAATCTGA
- the TNRC6B gene encoding trinucleotide repeat-containing gene 6B protein isoform X2: protein MQTDEGEILEEDSPKMEHEDFVMEGHGKTPPPGEENKQEKEQEREEQLMEDKKRKKEDKKKKDSAQKVTDQKTKVPEVTKPSLSQPVAASPIGNSPSPPVNGGNNAKRVAVPNGQPPSAARYMPREVPPRFRCQQDHKVLLKRGQPPPPSCMLLGGGAGPPSPAAPGANPNNAQPVTGALLQSDSGTATDSAIGGAAASNYANSTWGPGASSNSGTNANPTHIWDKVIVDGSDMEEWPCIASKDAESSSENTTDNNSASNPGLEKNALPGSTTSNKGKGSQCQSGSAGNECNLGAWKSDPKAKSVQSSNPAAESNNGLGNWRNLSGQDRISPGSGFSNFNPNSNPSAWPALVQEGNSRKGTLESDSGSSNAQISTVGQTSREQQSKMENAGVNFVSGREQAQIHNTDGPKNGNTNSLNLSSPNPMENKGMPFEMGLGNPSRSTDTPSQSTGERKTGSVGSWGTARGSSGTDTVSGQSNSGNHGNNGKDREDSWKGASVQKPNGSRSDSWDNNNRSTGGGSWNFGPQHANESKWGEGNKLTSGVSQGEWKQLSGSDELKIGEWSGPNQPNSSTGAWDNQKGHPLPENQGNSQAPCWGRSSSSAGSEVGGQSTGSNHKAGSSDSHNSGRRSYRPTHPDCQAVLQTLLSRTDLDPRVLSNTGWGQTQIKQDTVWDIEEMPRPEGKSDKGTEGWESSATQTKNSGGWGDVPSQSNQNKSGWGELSTPTEWKDPKNTGGWNDYKNSNSSNWGGGRQEEKSSSSWNDSSSKDQGWGGRQTNQGWSSGKNGWGEEVDQTKNSNWESAGNKPVSGWGEGGQNEIGTWGNGANTSSASKGGWDDCKRTSTWNETGRQPNSWNKQQQQHQQQQQESSGSWGPPPQTPSNGRPPNPNWNNGPQPAAPKEEEPSGWEEPSPQSISRKMDIDDGTSAWGDPSSYNYKNVNLWDKNSQGGQAPREQSLPTPMTSKSQASVWSKSTPPAPDNGTSAWGEPNETSPGWGEVDDTGASTTGWGNAPSNAPNAMKSSSKSMQDGWGESDGPVTGTRHSSWEEEEEGGVWNTAGSQGSSSSHNSTSWGQGGKKTQMKCALKGGNSDSWMNPLSKQFSNMGLLSQTDDIPGSKMDLSVGGLPDKKFEVDKRAVNLGDFNDMMRKDRSGFRPPNSKDMGTTDSGPYFEKLTLPFSNQDGCLGDEAPCSPFSPSPSYKLSPSGSTLSNVGLGAIGSGLSPQNFAARQGGNHGLFGNSTAQSRGMHTPVQPLNPSPNIRAQVPPQFLSPQVSASMLKQFPNSGLNPGLFNMGPQLSPQQIAMLSQLPQIPQFQLACQLLLQQQQQQQLLQSQRKLSQAVRQQQEQQIARMVSALQQQQQRQPGMKHSPSHPVGPKPHLDSMVPNPLNVGLSDLQTKGQIPGYGSGGFGSSGMDYGMVGGKEAGTESRFKQWTMMEGLPSVASQDANMHKNGAIVPPGKARGGSPYNQFDIIQGDPLSSHAGPAGDSWLPAKSPPTNKIGSKSSNASWPPEFQPGVPWKGIQNIDPESDPYVTPGSVLGGTATSPIVDTDHQLLRDNTTGSNSSLNTSLPSPGAWPYSASDNSFTNVHSTSAKFSDYKSTWSPDPIGHNPTHLSNKMWKNHISSRNTTGLPRPPPGLTNPKPSSPWNSTAPRSVRGWGAQDSRLGSASTWSDGGSVRPSYWLVLHNLTPQIDGSTLRTICMQHGPLLTFHLNLTQGTALIRYNTKQEAAKAQTALHMCVLGNTTILAEFATDEEVSRFLAQAQPPTPAATPSAPAAGWQSLETGQNQTDPVGPALNLFGGSTGLGQWSSGGGGGSSGGDLTGASLWGPPNYSSSLWGVPSVEDPHRMGSPAPLLPGDLLGGGSDSI, encoded by the exons ACAACGCACAACCAGTgacaggagcactgctgcagagcGACAGTGGGACTGCAACAG attcAGCAattggaggtgctgctgcttcaaATTATGCAAATTCCACTTGGGGTCCTGGAGCCTCCTCCAACAGCGGCACCAACGCCAACCCAACTCACATCTGGGACAAGGTGATTGTAGACGGGTCTGACATGGAAGAGTGGCCTTGTATTGCCAGCAAAGATGCTGAGTCTTCTTCCGAAAACACCACCGATAACAACAGTGCCTCGAACCCTGGCTTGGAGAAGAACGCTCTGCCAGGAAGCACCACTAGtaacaaaggaaaaggaagccAGTGCCAGTCTGGAAGCGCTGGAAACGAATGTAATCTTGGGGCCTGGAAATCTGATCCCAAGGCTAAATCTGTTCAATCTTCCAACCCTGCTGCCGAGAGTAACAATGGACTAGGTAATTGGAGGAACTTGAGTGGACAAGACAGAATCAGTCCCGGTTCTGGCTTCAGCAACTTTAATCCAAATAGCAACCCATCTGCTTGGCCAGCACTGGTTCAAGAGGGCAATTCTAGGAAAGGAACTCTGGAATCTGATAGTGGTAGCTCCAATGCACAGATTAGCACAGTAGGTCAGACCTCTAGGGAACAGCAGTCAAAGATGGAAAATGCGGGTGTTAACTTTGTCTCTGGCAGAGAACAGGCTCAAATTCATAACACTGATGGAccaaaaaatggaaacactAACTCCTTGAACTTAAGTTCACCAAACCCTATGGAGAATAAGGGAATGCCCTTTGAAATGGGCTTGGGGAACCCTTCCAGGAGCACTGACACCCCTTCTCAaagcactggagaaagaaagACTGGGAGTGTTGGATCTTGGGGTACAGCTAGGGGGTCTTCTGGAACTGACACAGTCTCTGGGCAGAGCAATTCTGGAAACCATGGGAACAATGGAAAGGATAGAGAGGACTCCTGGAAAGGAGCTTCTGTTCAAAAACCTAATGGGTCAAGAAGTGATTCTTGGGATAACAATAACCGGTCTACGGGTGGTGGGTCTTGGAACTTTGGCCCTCAGCATGCAAATGAAAGTAAATGGGGTGAAGGGAACAAATTAACATCTGGGGTCTCTCAGGGAGAATGGAAACAGCTGTCTGGGTCTGATGAACTGAAGATTGGAGAGTGGAGTGGTCCAAACCAACCAAATTCTAGCACTGGAGCATGGGACAATCAAAAAGGCCACCCTCTTCCTGAAAACCAAGGCAATTCCCAGGCTCCCTGTTGGGGAAGATCTTCCAGCTCTGCGGGAAGTGAGGTTGGAGGTCAAAGCACTGGAAGCAACCACAAAGCAGGAAGTAGTGACAGTCACAATTCTGGACGCCGATCATACAGGCCTACACATCCTGATTGCCAGGCAGTCCTGCAGACTTTGCTGAGCAGGACTGACTTGGACCCCCGAGTGCTTTCAAATACTGGCTGGGGCCAGACTCAAATTAAGCAAGATACCGTGTGGGATATTGAAGAGATGCCACGGCCCGAGGGGAAGTCTGATAAAGGAACTGAGGGGTGGGAGAGCTCTGCCACACAGACAAAGAACTCAGGGGGCTGGGGCGATGTACCCAGCCAAAGCAATCAAAACAAGTCTGGATGGGGTGAGCTCTCAACCCCAACGGAGTGGAAGGACCCCAAAAATACTGGAGGATGGAATGACTATAAGAACTCCAATTCTTCTAAttggggaggaggaaggcaagaagaaaaatcatcttCCTCTTGGAATGACAGCTCTAGTAAGGATCAGGGGTGGGGTGGACGGCAAACAAATCAAGGATGGTCTTCTGGAAAGAACGGTTGGGGAGAGGAAGTTGACCAAACGAAAAACAGTAACTGGGAAAGTGCAGGAAACAAGCCAGTGTCTGGTTGGGGTGAAGGTGGGCAAAATGAGATTGGAACTTGGGGTAATGGTGCAAATACAAGCTCTGCTTCAAAGGGTGGATGGGACGATTGTAAAAGAACTTCAACATGGAACGAGACGGGTCGACAGCCCAACTCCTGGaacaagcagcagcaacagcaccagcagcaacagcaggagTCTTCTGGTTCCTGGGGTCCACCGCCCCAAACTCCAAGTAATGGGCGGCCTCCAAACCCAAACTGGAACAATGGACCACAGCCAGCTGCCCCCAAAGAGGAGGAGCCTAGTGGCTGGGAGGAACCTTCTCCACAGTCAATCAGTCGAAAAATGGATATTGATGATGGCACTTCAGCATGGGGAGATCCTAGCAGTTATAACTACAAGAATGTGAATCTGTGGGACAAGAACTCACAAGGAGGACAGGCCCCaagggagcagagcctgcctaCTCCAATGACTAGCAAATCACAAGCATCAG TCTGGAGCAAAAGCACTCCACCTGCTCCAGACAATGGTACGTCTGCCTGGGGTGAGCCAAATGAAACCAGTCCCGGGTGGGGTGAAGTAGATGATACAGGAGCATCGACTACAGGCTGGGGGAATGCACCTTCCAACGCCCCGAATGCCATGAAATCTA GTTCTAAATCTATGCAAGATGGCTGGGGAGAGAGTGATGGGCCAGTGACAGGAACACGTcattccagctgggaagaggaggaggagggaggagtcTGGAACACAGCAGGCTCTCAGGGAAGCAGTTCCTCCCACAACTCAACaagctggggacaaggaggaaagaaaacacaaatgaag tgcgCATTAAAAGGAGGAAATAGCGATTCATGGATGAACCCTTTATCCAAACAGTTTTCAAATATGGGCTTGCTA AGTCAAACTGATGACATTCCAGGCAGTAAGATGGACTTGTCTGTAG GTGGTCTCCCAGATAAGAAGTTTGAAGTAGATAAACGAGCCGTGAATCTCGGGGATTTTAATGACATGATGAGAAAGGATCGATCTGGGTTCCGTCCACCTAATTCCAAAGACATGGGAACCACAGATAGTGGGCCTTATTTTGAGAAG CTGACTTTGCCTTTCTCCAATCAAGATGGGTGCCTTGGGGATGaggctccctgctctcccttctccccttctcccagctACAAGCTGTCTCCCTCTGGTTCCACACTATCCAACGTCGGCCTTGGGGCAATCGGCTCAGGGCTCAGTCCCCAAAACTTCGCTGCTAGACAA GGTGGCAATCATGGTTTGTTTggaaacagcacagcacaatCGAGGGGCATGCACACACCAGTGCAGCCACTAAATCCTTCCCCCAATATCCGGGCGCAAGTGCCTCCCCAATTCCTTTCTCCCCAG GTTTCGGCCTCCATGCTCAAGCAGTTTCCCAACAGTGGCTTGAATCCTGGTCTTTTCAATATGGGCCCCCAGCTTTCTCCACAACAGATTGCCATGCTGAGCCAGCTTCCACAGATTCCCCAGTTTCAATTA GCTTGTCAGCtcctccttcagcagcagcagcagcaacagctgtTACAGAGCCAGAGAAAGTTATCTCAAGCTGTGCGACAACAGCAGGAGCAACAG aTTGCTCGTATGGTGAgtgccctccagcagcagcagcagaggcagcctggCATGAAGCATTCGCCATCCCACCCTGTTGGGCCTAAGCCACATTTAGACAGCATGGTACCCAATCCTTTGAATGTGGGTCTCTCAGATTTACAGACCAAAGGGCAGATACCTGGATACGGTTCAGGTG gCTTTGGCTCAAGTGGCATGGATTACGGCATGGTGGGAGGGAAAGAGGCTGGAACAGAATCCCGCTTTAAGCAGTGGACTATGATGGAAGGGCTGCCCTCTGTGGCTTCACAAGATGCCAATATGCACAAAAATG GTGCAATAGTTCCCCCTGGAAAGGCTCGAGGAGGATCGCCCTACAACCAGTTTGACATAATCCAGGGCGACCCACTCAGCAGCCATGCAGGCCCTGCTGGTGATAGTTGGTTACCTGCCAAATCTCCACCAACAAACAAGATCGGAAGTAAATCCAGCAATGCCAGCTGGCCTCCAG AGTTCCAACCAGGAGTGCCATGGAAAGGTATACAAAACATTGACCCTGAATCTGACCCCTATGTGACCCCTGGAAGTGTGCTGGGGGGGACAGCCACATCTCCCATTGTAGATACTGACCACCAACTTTTGCGGGACAACACCACAG GGTCTAATTCTTCCCTCAACACCTCGCTGCCTTCACCTGGTGCCTGGCCCTACAGTGCCTCTGACAATTCCTTCACCAACGTTCATAGCACTTCAG CAAAATTCAGTGATTACAAATCAACATGGTCCCCAGATCCCATAGGACACAATCCCACTCATCTCTCCAACAAGATGTGGAAAAACCATATTTCCTCAAGGAACACTACAGGGCTGCCCCGCCCACCCCCTGGCCTGaccaaccccaaaccatcaTCTCCATGGAACAGCACAGCACCCCGATCGgtcaggggctggggggcacaggaCTCAAGGCTTGGCTCTG CATCTACTTGGAGTGATGGTGGCTCAGTTCGTCCTAGCTACTGGCTGGTTCTTCACAATCTCACTCCACAG ATTGATGGGTCAACCTTGAGGACGATCTGCATGCAGCATGGCCCACTGCTGACATTCCATCTGAACCTGACCCAGGGCACCGCCCTCATCCGATATAACACCAAACAGGAGGCGGCCAAGGCCCAGACTGCACTGCACAT GTGTGTGTTGGGAAACACTACCATCCTGGCTGAGTTTGCCACAGACGAAGAGGTTAGTCGCTTTTTGGCACAAGCTCAGCCCCCTACACCTGCAGCAACCCCGAGTGCACCCGCAGCGGGCTGGCAGTCCCTGGAGACAGGACAGAACCAGACAGATCCAGTTGGACCTGCTTTGAATCTCTTTGGTGGGTCAACAGGGCTTGGGCAGTGGAGcagtggtggcggcggcggcagcagtgGGGGTGATCTCACTGGCGCATCATTGTGGGGACCCCCAAACTATTCTTCAAGCTTGTGGGGGGTCCCAAGCGTAGAGGATCCACACAGAAtgggcagccctgctcccttACTACCTGGAGACCTTCTGGGAGGAGGGTCGGATTCAATCTGA